In Mycobacteriales bacterium, a single genomic region encodes these proteins:
- the aceA gene encoding isocitrate lyase has protein sequence MTTQSKAEQAAELARQWETNPRWKGTERSYAAADVVALRGSLQEEHTLARRGAERLWELINSDGYVNALGAMTGNQAVQQVRAGLKAIYLSGWQVAGDANLAAQTYPDQSLYPANSVPAVVRRINNALIRADQISWSEGADEDIDWFAPIVADAEAGFGGVLNAFELMKAMIQAGAAGVHWEDQLSSAKKCGHLGGKVLIPTGQHIKTLTAARLAADVEGVPSVIVARTDAQAATLITSDVDERDRAFITGERTAEGFYRVTNGIDPCIARGVAYAPYADLLWMETSTPDLELARQYAEAIKKEHPDQLLAYNCSPSFNWKAHLDDDTIAKFQRELGAMGYRFQFITLAGFHALNYTMFELARDYAERDMAAYVELQEKEFAAEKLGYTATKHQREVGAGYFDAVATAIDPAAETLALKGSTEEEQFH, from the coding sequence ATCACCACCCAGTCCAAGGCCGAACAGGCCGCCGAGCTCGCCCGGCAGTGGGAGACCAACCCACGCTGGAAGGGCACCGAGCGCAGCTATGCCGCCGCCGACGTGGTCGCGCTGCGCGGGTCGCTGCAGGAGGAGCACACGCTGGCCCGGCGCGGCGCCGAGCGGCTCTGGGAGCTGATCAACTCCGACGGCTACGTCAACGCGCTCGGCGCGATGACCGGCAACCAGGCGGTGCAGCAGGTGCGGGCCGGCCTGAAGGCGATCTACCTGTCCGGCTGGCAGGTGGCGGGCGACGCGAACCTGGCCGCCCAGACCTACCCCGACCAGAGCCTCTACCCGGCGAACTCCGTGCCGGCCGTCGTACGCCGGATCAACAACGCGCTGATCCGCGCGGACCAGATCAGCTGGAGCGAGGGCGCCGACGAGGACATCGACTGGTTCGCGCCGATCGTCGCCGACGCCGAGGCGGGCTTCGGCGGCGTGCTCAACGCCTTCGAGCTGATGAAGGCGATGATCCAGGCCGGCGCGGCGGGCGTGCACTGGGAGGACCAGTTGTCCTCCGCGAAGAAGTGCGGGCACCTCGGCGGCAAGGTGCTGATCCCGACCGGTCAGCACATCAAGACCCTGACCGCGGCCCGGCTGGCGGCGGACGTCGAAGGCGTGCCGAGCGTCATCGTCGCGCGCACCGACGCGCAGGCGGCGACGCTGATCACCAGCGACGTCGACGAGCGCGACCGGGCGTTCATCACGGGCGAGCGGACCGCGGAGGGCTTCTACCGCGTGACCAACGGCATCGACCCGTGCATCGCGCGCGGCGTGGCGTATGCGCCGTACGCGGACCTGCTCTGGATGGAGACGTCGACGCCGGACCTCGAGTTGGCCCGGCAGTACGCCGAGGCGATCAAGAAGGAGCACCCGGACCAGCTGCTGGCTTACAACTGCTCGCCGTCGTTCAACTGGAAGGCGCACCTCGACGACGACACGATCGCGAAGTTCCAGCGCGAGCTCGGCGCGATGGGGTACCGCTTCCAGTTCATCACCCTGGCCGGGTTCCACGCGCTGAACTACACGATGTTCGAGCTCGCCCGCGACTACGCCGAGCGCGACATGGCGGCGTACGTCGAGCTGCAGGAGAAGGAGTTCGCGGCGGAGAAGCTCGGCTACACCGCGACCAAGCACCAGCGCGAGGTCGGTGCTGGGTATTTCGACGCGGTCGCGACCGCGATCGACCCCGCCGCGGAGACCTTGGCGCTCAAGGGATCGACCGAGGAAGAGCAGT
- a CDS encoding helix-turn-helix domain-containing protein has protein sequence MKKGESSLSAKNALRSAAADVDLVTLGQRVRHLRRARELTLADLATAVGSASSALSLVENGRREPRLSQLRAIAAALDVPVEDLLRPEPPSRRASLEIALERAQREPAYASLGLAPLRPSPRIPTDVLEHVVALHDELRRRDARFAATPEAARQANVDLRRQMRSIDNYFAEIEAEVGTALRSVHYTGGALPQRLINDLAAHYGFTLHNVSDLPDSTRSITDLEHRRIYLPQQPAGHDPRYVVLQTLGHFALGHTDPADFADFLRQRVEANYYAAAVLVPETTAVRFLQDAKRDHAINMEDIRDVFSVSHETAAHRFTNLATHHLDLQVHFSRTDRSGTIYKAYENDGLAFPTDAIGAIEGQLACREYASRQVFTSPERYGTYLQYTDTPGGTFFCTAHVEPGPGGEFAVTVGVPFHHAKWFRGSDTHRRRRSTCPAPTCCRRPPAKLSERWAGQAWPSARPHTHLLAALPPGTFPGVDTTDVYSFLDRHAPDGAISDE, from the coding sequence ATGAAGAAGGGCGAATCTTCACTTTCGGCGAAGAACGCCTTACGCTCTGCCGCCGCCGACGTCGACCTGGTCACCCTCGGCCAGCGGGTCCGCCATCTGCGCCGGGCCCGGGAGCTGACCCTCGCCGATCTGGCCACTGCGGTCGGCTCGGCGAGCTCCGCCCTCTCGCTGGTCGAGAACGGCCGGCGCGAGCCCCGCCTTTCCCAGCTCCGGGCGATCGCCGCCGCGCTCGACGTACCCGTCGAGGACCTGCTCCGCCCGGAGCCGCCGAGCCGGCGGGCATCGCTGGAGATCGCCCTCGAGCGCGCCCAGCGCGAGCCGGCGTACGCATCGCTCGGCCTCGCACCGCTTCGGCCCAGCCCGCGGATCCCCACCGATGTCCTCGAACACGTGGTTGCCCTGCACGACGAGCTGCGCCGTCGGGACGCCCGGTTCGCCGCGACCCCGGAAGCCGCCCGGCAGGCAAACGTCGACCTGCGCCGGCAGATGCGCAGCATCGACAACTACTTCGCCGAGATCGAAGCCGAGGTCGGCACCGCGCTGCGGTCCGTGCACTACACCGGCGGCGCGCTCCCGCAACGGCTGATCAACGACCTTGCGGCGCACTACGGCTTCACCCTGCACAACGTGAGCGACCTGCCCGACTCGACCCGCTCGATCACCGACCTCGAGCACCGGCGGATCTACCTTCCGCAACAACCAGCCGGCCACGACCCGCGCTACGTGGTGCTGCAGACCCTCGGGCACTTCGCGCTCGGTCACACCGACCCGGCCGACTTCGCCGACTTCCTGCGCCAGCGGGTTGAAGCCAACTACTACGCGGCTGCCGTTCTCGTCCCCGAAACCACCGCCGTGCGCTTCCTTCAGGACGCGAAACGCGACCACGCCATCAACATGGAGGACATCCGCGATGTCTTCTCCGTGTCGCACGAGACCGCTGCACACCGCTTCACCAACCTCGCCACCCATCACCTCGACCTGCAGGTGCATTTCAGCCGGACCGACCGCAGCGGCACGATCTACAAGGCGTACGAGAACGACGGCCTGGCCTTCCCGACCGACGCCATCGGCGCGATCGAAGGCCAGCTCGCCTGCCGCGAGTACGCCTCACGCCAGGTGTTCACCTCGCCCGAGCGCTACGGCACCTACCTGCAATACACCGACACACCCGGCGGCACCTTCTTCTGTACGGCGCATGTCGAACCGGGACCGGGCGGCGAGTTCGCCGTGACCGTCGGCGTTCCCTTCCATCACGCGAAATGGTTCCGCGGCTCGGACACTCATCGCCGCCGGCGCTCGACCTGCCCGGCACCGACCTGTTGCCGGCGGCCGCCGGCCAAGCTGTCCGAACGCTGGGCCGGGCAGGCATGGCCCTCCGCCCGACCGCACACTCACCTGCTCGCCGCGCTTCCGCCGGGCACCTTCCCCGGCGTCGACACCACCGACGTCTACTCGTTCCTGGACCGGCACGCGCCGGACGGCGCAATCAGCGACGAGTAG
- a CDS encoding MFS transporter: MTTTEATPGRPGVGRRVTGFVARRIEDSFGGPARTRVILIFGAVWALSSADSATVGASATVLRHALHIDNADIGLLVGVNSVVGAIASIPFGVLADRMRRTTTLGLSIALWGACMVWSATASSFSYLLLTRLCLGIATASAGPVVASMLGDWFASAERGRIYSYVLTGELLGAGVGFAVTGDIAALSWRLAFLVLAVPAFFIAWLVLKLPEPVRGGVGLIPTGAQRIPVVADHRVAGEDVAEADELEETDAQRVSREKGVAPDHANILVEDARTMSLYSATRYILSIRTNVVMIIAGACGYFYLAGVQTFGAELVHQQYGINQALANLLILVLGLGAVIGVLVGGRLGDALLARGVLNGRMLVAAITSGLAAVAFIPALLTHHSTRALPYLVVAAFGLSAQNAPLNAARLDIMVPPLWGRAEGIRTFLRTAAQALAPILFGATSDIVFGNRHGALHWTFLVMLVPLMASSLVLFRAMSSYPRDVATAAAATRR; this comes from the coding sequence GTGACGACGACCGAGGCGACGCCCGGTCGTCCGGGCGTCGGCCGCCGCGTGACCGGATTTGTCGCACGCCGGATCGAAGACTCCTTCGGCGGCCCGGCACGCACCCGGGTGATCCTGATCTTCGGGGCGGTGTGGGCGCTGTCCAGCGCGGACAGCGCCACGGTCGGTGCGTCCGCAACGGTGCTGCGGCATGCGCTGCACATCGACAACGCCGACATCGGCTTACTAGTCGGGGTCAACTCCGTGGTGGGTGCAATCGCAAGCATTCCGTTCGGGGTGCTGGCCGACCGGATGCGGCGTACGACGACTCTCGGGCTCTCCATCGCGCTCTGGGGCGCGTGCATGGTGTGGAGCGCGACGGCGAGCTCGTTCTCCTACCTGCTGTTGACCCGGCTGTGTCTCGGTATTGCCACCGCGTCAGCCGGTCCGGTCGTCGCGTCGATGCTCGGCGACTGGTTCGCCAGTGCCGAACGCGGTCGGATCTACAGCTACGTGCTGACCGGTGAGCTGCTCGGGGCCGGCGTGGGCTTCGCGGTCACCGGCGACATCGCGGCGCTGTCCTGGCGGCTGGCCTTCCTCGTGCTCGCGGTGCCCGCGTTCTTCATCGCCTGGCTGGTGCTGAAGCTGCCGGAACCCGTGCGTGGCGGCGTCGGCTTGATCCCGACCGGCGCCCAGCGCATCCCGGTGGTCGCCGACCATCGGGTCGCGGGCGAAGACGTCGCGGAAGCGGACGAGCTCGAAGAGACCGACGCGCAAAGGGTGTCGCGCGAGAAAGGCGTCGCGCCCGACCACGCCAACATCCTGGTCGAAGACGCGCGAACGATGAGCCTCTACTCCGCCACCCGCTACATCCTGTCGATCCGCACCAACGTGGTCATGATCATCGCGGGTGCGTGCGGCTACTTCTATCTCGCCGGCGTGCAGACCTTCGGTGCCGAACTGGTGCACCAGCAGTACGGCATCAACCAGGCGCTCGCCAACCTGCTGATCCTGGTGCTCGGCCTCGGCGCGGTCATCGGCGTACTGGTAGGCGGCCGGCTCGGCGACGCGTTGCTCGCGCGCGGGGTGCTCAACGGGCGGATGCTCGTAGCCGCGATCACGTCGGGGCTCGCGGCCGTTGCGTTCATCCCTGCGCTGCTCACCCATCACTCGACCCGGGCCTTGCCCTACCTCGTCGTCGCGGCGTTCGGGTTGTCGGCTCAGAACGCGCCGCTCAACGCGGCCCGGCTCGACATCATGGTGCCGCCGTTATGGGGGCGGGCCGAGGGGATTCGCACGTTCCTGCGGACCGCGGCGCAGGCGCTTGCGCCGATCCTGTTCGGCGCCACCTCGGACATCGTGTTCGGCAACCGGCACGGCGCGCTGCACTGGACATTCCTCGTGATGCTCGTGCCGCTGATGGCCAGTTCGCTCGTGCTGTTCCGTGCGATGTCGAGCTACCCGCGCGATGTCGCGACCGCGGCGGCGGCTACTCGTCGCTGA